The genome window aTGGGCAAGACTGCCTCCATGCCATAAACTAAGGAGAAAGGCGATGCCCCGGTGGAGGTTCTGATTGACGTTCGATACGCAAGAAGGGCAAACGGTAATTTCTCGTGCCAGTCCCTGTAggtctcagtcatcttccccacaatcttttttatatttttattagccgcttccactgcaccattcattttcggGCGATACGGCGATGAATTGTgatgtctgatcttgaattgactacagACTTCTGCTATTGAGCTGTTGTTCAAGTTCAACGCATTATCgaatatgattctttcaggcattccatagcGACATATGATCTCCCTTTTCAAGAACTCACTGACTGATGACTTTGTAACGTTGGCATACGAAGCggcttctacccatttggtgaagtaatcaataaccacaagtatgaaacgatgcccatttgaagccttcggcgatattggcccgatgacatccataccccacatggataaaggccatggagaagttaTGACATGAAGAGGCGAAGGAGGTGCGTGCATTTTATCACCAttgatttgacatttatggcactttTTGGAGTAAttgatgcaatccccttccatggtggaccagtaatacccgaatctcataatctgtctagccattATGAACCCGCTGGCATGCGTTCCACAGatgccctcatggacttcctccAGGATTTTCTTTACTTCCACggcgtccacacatcttaatAGGATCGTGTCaagatttatctttaaattgtagcagaacaagttgaagctataagacttatctccctgaagttgcagaggaggagatcaaagatggcaaattttgttcttttgagaagctacaaagtatgaatcctatctccctaacattgcagtggagtggattgaagcaccaattcctatacctttgaagatgcagtaggaaggaacaAGGCTACCTGAAGAAGAGAAGTATTAAAGAAGTTGAGGCTCAATAAGACCGGGCACAATTGGGACttgtagtctttgctctattcccgttacacgacaatgagcaaagaggggcaactgtaaTAGGGCCTAATTAGCCTGGGtccaaataaaacaaaaaatagttcAAACCAACAAATAAGCGGTCGATAATATATTGCCCTTTCTTTTCTCCCCGTTTCATCATGCTGGCCTagcacacatcccatggaattaTCAAATACTGTCAGATACAATATCAGCGGCCTATCCGGActaggtggtgacagcactgGAGTATTAGACAAATACTGCTTCACCTTATTGAAAGCTTTTTCGCATTCTTCATCCCAAGTACCAgaattatgtttcttcagaagacgaaatatagggtcacatttctcagtcagttgtgaaatgaacctagcgatgtaattcagtctttcgaggaaacctcgaacttctttctaacataccctttttgaaaatatgttttggttttaaccatacatcaaagttattttcttgcttcaaaggtttttttttgaataaaagtaatattcgaagtttgagattttcgagggaaattgagccctaacgtattgggttcgaattttctttgttaatcttaaataaccaaggatattctttattcaaaatgcatgagcataaaaatcatttttgggaacttaacttgtcgtgccttaacgtattgggtgtggcatgttactttcttgaaatgaagatttttgcataaaataaaagtgatattcaaagttcggggattatgaggaattgtaccctaacgtattgggactcgatttctttacatgacttgaacaatttgttgtccttttgcaaatttcatcattcaagcgTATAAGATCTCCCCTCTAAGACGTAATCAATGGCTAGTCTTCTCAGagttctcttttcattctccGTTACCTGGCCAGAATACTCACGATTTTTTACATATCGTAGTATATCTTGATACCAAGGACTATCATCGAtttctccttcttcaatattgtAACAATGAGCCGGGTCTTCATAGATACTCATTTGGATTGGCTTCATATCCTCATGTCTGTTCACCTTGATCATGGAGGCTAAAGTAGCTAGTGCATCGGTGTTCTGGTtctcatctcgtgggagatagcaAAAAGTGATGTTCTCAAACTCCTTAATCAATTCGAGGACCAAATTTCGATAACTGATTAATTTGGGATCTCTCGTTTGCCATTCACCCCTGAGCTGATATATCACCAATGCTGAATCTCCATAGACCTTTAGCACTTTGATTCTTCGCTCTATGGCTGCACGAatacccatgatgcatgcttcGTATTCCGCCATGTTGtttgtacaatcaaaatccaatttgcaaGTGAAGGGATAATGATCACCATTCGGGGAcaccaggactgccccaattccattgccCACAGCGTTCAAGGCTCTATCAAAGTTTAGCTTCCAACTGTGATCCTCTTGGGGATTTTCTTCAATAGCGGCTACATACAACAAGTCCTCATTCGGAAAATCAAAGCTTAACGGTTCGTAATCTTCCAAAGCCCTGCTAGCCAGAAAGTCAGCTATTGCGCTCCCTTTTACAGCTTTTTGACTCACATAGACGATATCGAATTCAGATAGTAAAATCTGCCACCGGGCCATCCTCCCATTCAAAacagttgactccatcatatactttaacgggtctaactttgaaattagccaagtcgtatggtatAACATGTACTGCCTTAATCTTCGGGTTGTCCAAATCAGGGcacaacacaacttctcaatgggcgaatatctcatttcacaatctGTGAATTTCTTGCTAAGATAATATATTGCCCTTTCTTTTCTCCCCGTTTCATCATACTGGCCTagcacacatcccatggaattaTCAAATACTGTCAGATACAATATCAGCGGCCTATCCGGActaggtggtgacagcactgGAGTATTAGATAAATACTACTTCACCTTGTTGAAAGCTTTTTCGCATTCGACATTACTCTGAGGAAATCCTAAAAACTACaggtatttcttctgcagtccagttGTTTAGCACACTTCTCGGTTCATAAGGTTGAATATACTGCAATGTTCCTCCTCCCGTCGCTTCTTCATAAACGGCATGAATACTTTCTAACTCCATGTTAATACTTCCGACTCCTAGCATTCCTTGATAGATGAACCCTCCCGATACAAAAGTCTTGGATAGGTGAAGAAAGGTCATGGGCTCCCATTTGACTTCTTCACCTGTCAAACGAGCCCTTCTTCTTTCTCGCTTCTTTTCTTGCTCTATCCTCTTCTGCCTAGcatctggcttgtatcctaagccaaaacggTCCTGCTTGTCTTTCAACACTGGAGCCTGGTGATAGTTTGGCCGAGGGATATGTGTCAGAGTTGTGGGACTTCACTCGTGTTAGTGTGACTCAGAATAGCCTACATGAGCTAAAGGAAATTTGGGAAAAGTAGAATGATGAGGTTAAACAGCTCTTCTACTCTAGCTATGGAGACCTACCTTACTTGCTCGACTTAAATGTGGATAAGCACTTATTTCGTACCTTAGCCCAATTTTGGAATCCGAACTTCAAGAACTCTCTAGCTTCTTCCTCTCTTATTGGTTCATTAACCAATAGTTCAGGCTCGACTacattctctttcttttcttccaaaGCTTTTCCTGGCACTACTCGAGCTTTCATCTGATCATAGCGCTTTCCACTACGAGTATAGGAACCCTCATCTTGATCCCTCTTACTGATTACATCCTCCTTCCCCGGGATTGTCACATTACAATCGTAATTCCAGGGAACCTACTTGTTGTCCCTATATGCAAACACAGCTGACTTTTGAATGATAACCTTTGGTGTTACTCGTGCGACTAAGCTCAGCTCTTTGGCATCAGTGCCTCGATAACTTTCAGCAACCTTCATTgccttgaacttctcctcgAGTCACTTGTATCTTTCCTCTAACTGTCTCGGTAACTCCTCATTCGCTCTTTccttctcaaccacttcatcaaagtcaggaatggaagagttaataggattattttCGAGATTAGATCCCGGTCCAGCTTGAAAGCTCAAAACACCAGCCCGGAACTACTGGGGCATGATGGTGACAATAGATTTACGCGGGTATTCAACTTGAGTTCGCACGACTTTTGTATCGGGAGGGTCCATCTATCAAGGAATGCTAGGAGTCGGAAGTA of Gossypium raimondii isolate GPD5lz chromosome 3, ASM2569854v1, whole genome shotgun sequence contains these proteins:
- the LOC105795981 gene encoding uncharacterized protein LOC105795981, whose product is MESTVLNGRMARWQILLSEFDIVYVSQKAVKGSAIADFLASRALEDYEPLSFDFPNEDLLYVAAIEENPQEDHSWKLNFDRALNAVGNGIGAVLVSPNGDHYPFTCKLDFDCTNNMAEYEACIMGIRAAIERRIKVLKVYGDSALVIYQLRGEWQTRDPKLISYRNLVLELIKEFENITFCYLPRDENQNTDALATLASMIKVNRHEDMKPIQMSIYEDPAHCYNIEEGEIDDSPWYQDILRYVKNREYSGQVTENEKRTLRRLAIDYVLEGRSYTLE